The DNA window AGAGATCCTTAATGAATTGTACTTTGCCTGTGACTCAGTAAGCGATATCCCGTGGGACTCATTGCCGGATAAGTTCGTGATCAAAGGGAATCATGGTTCCGGATATAACCTGATTTGCCAGAATAAAAAATTACTGAATATCAAGAGCGCTGCCAAATTGATCGATGGCTGGATGAGGGATGATTATTGGAAAACCTATGTAGAGCTCAACTACAAAGGAATACAAAAGAAGATCATTGGGGAGAAGTATATCGAATCGGCCAATGGCCACGGACCTGAAGACTATAAGATCTATTGCTTCCGCGGTGTGCCATACTGCACCTTGCTGTGCGTCGGCAGAGAGACCGGGTCGCCAAAATATTACTTCTTTGACAAAGATTTCAAGTTTCTGTGCTACAGCGAAGACTGCCAGGCATTAAACCAGGAACAGATAGACGCTTTCGTAAAACCTGAAGGTTACGACGAGCTGTTTGAGTATGCCGCACGCTTGTCGACGCCCTTCGAGTTTGTTCGCGTTGATTTCTACATTTCCAAAGGTCAGATCATTTTCGGCGAGCTGACCTTTACCCCTTCCGCCGGGTTGGATACGGATATCCTGCCGCCAACCGATGTTTTACTTGGCGAGATGTTGACGTTGCAACAGCACTGATTTTCAGCGGACAGCCGCTGAGGAGAAATACCGGCAGGCATTTTTGCAGCCCGCCAGCCGGTATTGCCTTAAGGATCATCGGGCCGATGATCCCGCCTGTTCCATACCGCCGTTACAGCACAGCTCCCAGCCTCCTGCCCCTCAGCCTGCCCAACACATGATTCAGGAACAATACCTCAGCCAGGCTGCATAACCGCTTGAAAAACAATGGCATTAATACATTAATAAGAATCGTTTACATATTTATAATAAAATGTTCTATATGTATAGGTAGCTATAATATAAGATACCGGAAAGTTTCCCTGGTGTTGTTGTGTGTCTTTGCCCTATTTTATAGGGCTTTTTTCACTGATATTATTGGATAACCTTGTGTTTACATGCCTTCACGCAGATTCTCTTCCTCACAAAAATCATAACCATTTCTAATTAATTTTAACCCCTCTTATTCCTGTACTCGCCAATAATAACAATGGGTTGCTATTAACTCTGCAAAGCGACTGACGGCCCGCTTGTGGGCTTCGGCCGCAATTCGCCGCCGGAATGCCCATCCAAAGGATAGGTTTTTACCGGGCGCGTACGGGTGCTAATATCGACTTTTTCCGAGGATGTTGACCTGCATGTTATTGTCTAACCGGAATTTTATTTCCGCGCTTCTGGCGCTCGCCATCGGCGTTGGGCTGCCGGGCAGCGTGCTGGCCAGGCCCGATCTGGAACGCAAGATCGGCGTTACCGTCGCCGATAGCGATTCAACGGATTACCGCTTCAGCGATCTGCGCTTCGCCTCCGCCGATGGCGAGCGGCATTATCGCATTCGTATCGCTCAGCCGCGTCAGGCGCCTGCGCCTGGTGGCTATCCAACGATTTATTTCCTCGACGGCAATGCGGTGCTAATGGAGCTGAACGCTGCCCTGCTGGCAAAACTGGCGGCGGCGAAGCGGCCGCCGGTGCTGGTCATGATCGGCTATGACAACGATCTGCGCATCGATGCCGCCGGCCGTGCCTACGACTATACGCTCCCTCTGCCGGCAAGCATGAAGAAACCGCCGCGGGCCGTGGGAGGCGCTGATGCCTTCTTGCAGTTGATTGAAACG is part of the Serratia surfactantfaciens genome and encodes:
- a CDS encoding ATP-grasp fold amidoligase family protein yields the protein MKRQIIKFITKNLAVLAPEFKARLLYKKAFGKPLNLQAPSTWNEKINHLKLNGYSHNALVKQCADKYAVRQYIKDQGCEEILNELYFACDSVSDIPWDSLPDKFVIKGNHGSGYNLICQNKKLLNIKSAAKLIDGWMRDDYWKTYVELNYKGIQKKIIGEKYIESANGHGPEDYKIYCFRGVPYCTLLCVGRETGSPKYYFFDKDFKFLCYSEDCQALNQEQIDAFVKPEGYDELFEYAARLSTPFEFVRVDFYISKGQIIFGELTFTPSAGLDTDILPPTDVLLGEMLTLQQH
- a CDS encoding alpha/beta hydrolase, producing the protein MLLSNRNFISALLALAIGVGLPGSVLARPDLERKIGVTVADSDSTDYRFSDLRFASADGERHYRIRIAQPRQAPAPGGYPTIYFLDGNAVLMELNAALLAKLAAAKRPPVLVMIGYDNDLRIDAAGRAYDYTLPLPASMKKPPRAVGGADAFLQLIETQIKPAIAAKIAIDPQRQTLWGHSYGGLFVLHTLFTRPAAFQRYIAVEPSLWWGQGMILREAQQMIERRPTLAASLQLWVGLAERDRAAPPGVKNPALPADATHLLAEHLAPLNGLAVGYREWPALGHGAMLGATIEPALRGVISED